One part of the Anopheles merus strain MAF chromosome 3L, AmerM5.1, whole genome shotgun sequence genome encodes these proteins:
- the LOC121599717 gene encoding uncharacterized protein LOC121599717, translating to MMKFPHNTFMNVGVLLVLLIAVGSLQPVSAKRYCGDQLPKILAMLCVEYFSLEDLRKNTVEFYSPVTSNHIPGSQLDWAGENFSDNGFKRNLNVPSRYNHLEPVEDEFKPSLWFRQKPYYRFMVPHLKARFRRDVADECCREDCSMAQLLSYCKVVAPGVVPT from the exons ATGATGAAATTTCCACACAACACGTTCATGAATGTTGGAGtactgctggtgctgttgatTGCTGTCGGAAGCTTACAACCAGTAAGCGCAAAGCGTTACTGTGGTGATCAGCTGCCGAAGATACTTGCCATGCTGTGTGtggaatatttttcattagaaGATCTCCGAAAGAACACAG TTGAATTTTATAGCCCTGTGACTTCAAACCACATCCCAGGTTCGCAGTTAGACTGGGCCGGAGAAAACTTCAGTGATAATGGGTTTAAAAGGAACTTAAATGTGCCATCACGCTACAATCACTTGGAACCGGTGGAGGACGAGTTTAAACCTTCGCTGTGGTTCAGGCAAAAACCCTACTATCGGTTCATGGTACCTCACCTGAAGGCACGGTTCCGAAGAGATGTCGCGGACGAATGCTGCCGGGAGGATTGCAGTATGGCTCAGCTGCTGTCCTATTGTAAGGTGGTGGCACCGGGAGTGGTGCCCACTTAG